In Streptococcus oralis, a single window of DNA contains:
- a CDS encoding MORN repeat-containing protein, which yields MEKLKQFYEKCRVYLTRPRLELIAVVVMVLCALSIFLLNTPKKGVLTLDGGALVYDGTLVRGKMNGQGTLTFENGDQYTGDFNNGAFNGKGTFQSKDGWKYEGDFVNGQAEGQGKLTTEQEVVYEGIFKQGVFQQKQ from the coding sequence ATGGAAAAGCTTAAACAATTTTATGAGAAGTGTAGAGTTTACCTAACTCGTCCTAGGTTAGAACTCATTGCAGTTGTCGTAATGGTACTCTGTGCTCTTTCGATATTTCTGCTAAATACGCCTAAAAAGGGTGTCCTGACACTTGATGGTGGAGCTCTTGTTTATGATGGCACCTTGGTACGAGGGAAAATGAATGGTCAAGGGACCCTGACCTTTGAAAACGGAGACCAATATACAGGTGATTTCAATAATGGAGCCTTTAACGGGAAAGGAACTTTCCAATCAAAAGATGGCTGGAAATACGAAGGTGATTTTGTAAACGGTCAGGCTGAAGGTCAAGGGAAGTTGACGACAGAGCAAGAAGTTGTTTATGAAGGAATCTTTAAACAAGGCGTTTTTCAACAAAAACAGTAG
- a CDS encoding low molecular weight protein-tyrosine-phosphatase, with translation MKKIVFVCLGNICRSPMAEFVMKSMTSDYQVESRATSSWEHGNPIHKGTQGIFQQYQIPYDKDKTSLQIGREDFESFDYIIGMDASNLSDLRQMCPQEQEHKIYAFASESVPDPWYTGDFEETYARITSGCQRWLDRLENETDNGKA, from the coding sequence ATGAAAAAAATAGTATTTGTGTGCTTAGGAAATATTTGCCGTAGCCCCATGGCAGAGTTTGTGATGAAGTCCATGACGAGTGATTATCAAGTTGAGAGTCGTGCAACTTCGTCTTGGGAACATGGTAATCCGATTCATAAGGGAACGCAAGGGATTTTCCAACAGTATCAGATTCCTTATGACAAAGACAAAACATCGCTTCAGATTGGCAGAGAAGACTTTGAGTCGTTTGATTATATTATCGGTATGGATGCTTCAAACCTTTCAGATTTGCGACAAATGTGTCCTCAAGAACAAGAGCACAAGATTTATGCTTTTGCATCTGAAAGTGTCCCAGATCCTTGGTATACAGGAGATTTTGAGGAAACCTATGCTCGTATTACAAGTGGATGTCAACGCTGGCTAGATCGATTAGAAAATGAGACTGACAATGGAAAAGCTTAA
- the yajC gene encoding preprotein translocase subunit YajC, translating into MDPNITFLIMLVGMMALMFFMQRSQKKQAQKRMESLNKLQKGYEVITIGGLYGTVDEVDTEKGTIVLDVDGVYLTFELAAIKTVLPLKEAVTPEGTVVDEGGAIEE; encoded by the coding sequence ATGGATCCAAATATTACTTTTTTAATCATGCTTGTAGGGATGATGGCCTTGATGTTCTTTATGCAACGTTCTCAAAAGAAACAAGCACAAAAGCGTATGGAAAGCTTGAACAAGCTTCAAAAAGGCTATGAAGTCATTACAATTGGTGGACTTTACGGAACAGTGGATGAAGTAGATACTGAGAAAGGTACAATCGTACTTGATGTAGATGGGGTCTACTTGACTTTTGAATTGGCTGCTATCAAGACCGTTTTGCCACTCAAAGAAGCTGTGACACCAGAAGGAACAGTTGTTGACGAAGGCGGAGCAATCGAAGAATAA
- the tkt gene encoding transketolase, giving the protein MSNLSVNAIRFLGIDAINKANSGHPGVVMGAAPMAYSLFTKQLRINPAQPNWINRDRFILSAGHGSMLLYALLHLSGFEDVSMDEVKNFRQWGSKTPGHPEFGHTAGVDATTGPLGQGISTATGFAQAERFLAAKYNREGFNIFDHYTYVICGDGDLMEGVSSEAASYAGLQKLDKLVVLYDSNDINLDGETKDSFTESVRDRYNAYGWHTALVEDGTDLEAIHAAIEAAKASGKPSLIEVKTVIGYGSPNKQGTNAVHGAPLGADETAATRQALGWDYEPFEIPAEVYADFKENVADRGASAYQAWTKLVADYKEAHPELAAEVEAIIDGRDPVEVTPADFPALENGFSQATRNSSQDALNVVAAKLPTFLGGSADLAHSNMTYIKTDGLQDDANRLNRNIQFGVREFAMGTILNGMALHGGLRVYGGTFFVFSDYVKAAVRLSALQGLPVTYVFTHDSIAVGEDGPTHEPVEHLAGLRAMPNLNVFRPADARETQAAWYLAVTSEKTPTALVLTRQNLTVEEGTDFDKVAKGAYVVYENAADFDTILIATGSEVNLAVAAAKELASQGAKVRVVSMPSTDVFDAQDAAYKEEILPNAVRRRVAVEMGATQNWYKYVGLDGAVLGIDTFGASAPAPKVLAEYGFTVENLVKVVQNLK; this is encoded by the coding sequence ATGTCAAATCTATCTGTTAATGCAATTCGTTTTCTAGGTATTGACGCCATCAACAAAGCAAACTCAGGTCACCCAGGGGTGGTTATGGGGGCTGCTCCAATGGCTTATAGCCTCTTTACAAAGCAACTTCGTATCAATCCAGCTCAACCAAACTGGATCAACCGCGATCGCTTTATTCTTTCAGCAGGTCATGGTTCAATGCTTCTTTATGCCCTTCTTCACCTTTCTGGTTTTGAAGATGTTAGCATGGATGAAGTCAAGAACTTCCGCCAATGGGGTTCAAAAACACCAGGTCACCCAGAATTTGGTCATACTGCAGGGGTTGACGCGACAACTGGTCCTCTAGGACAAGGGATTTCTACTGCTACTGGTTTTGCCCAAGCAGAACGCTTCTTAGCAGCCAAATATAACCGCGAAGGTTTCAATATCTTTGACCACTATACTTATGTGATCTGTGGAGACGGAGATTTGATGGAAGGTGTTTCAAGCGAGGCAGCTTCATACGCAGGCTTGCAAAAACTTGATAAGTTGGTGGTTCTTTATGATTCAAATGACATCAACTTGGATGGTGAGACAAAGGATTCTTTCACTGAAAGTGTTCGTGATCGCTACAATGCCTACGGCTGGCATACAGCCTTGGTTGAAGATGGAACAGACTTGGAAGCAATCCATGCGGCTATTGAAGCAGCTAAAGCTTCAGGAAAACCATCTTTGATTGAAGTGAAGACTGTGATTGGATACGGTTCTCCAAACAAACAAGGAACTAATGCCGTACACGGGGCTCCTCTTGGAGCAGATGAAACTGCAGCAACTCGCCAAGCGCTCGGTTGGGACTATGAACCATTTGAAATCCCAGCTGAAGTTTATGCTGATTTCAAGGAAAATGTTGCAGACCGTGGCGCATCAGCTTATCAAGCTTGGACTAAATTAGTTGCAGATTATAAAGAAGCGCATCCAGAACTGGCTGCAGAAGTAGAAGCCATTATCGACGGCCGTGACCCAGTTGAGGTGACTCCAGCAGACTTCCCAGCCTTAGAAAATGGTTTCTCTCAAGCAACTCGTAACTCGAGTCAGGATGCCTTGAACGTTGTCGCTGCCAAGTTGCCAACTTTCCTAGGTGGATCAGCTGACCTTGCTCACTCAAACATGACTTATATCAAAACGGACGGACTTCAAGACGACGCTAATCGCTTGAACCGTAACATTCAGTTTGGTGTTCGTGAATTTGCAATGGGAACGATTTTGAACGGAATGGCCCTTCACGGTGGACTTCGTGTATACGGTGGTACTTTCTTCGTCTTCTCTGACTATGTGAAAGCAGCGGTCCGTTTGTCAGCCTTGCAAGGACTTCCTGTGACTTATGTCTTTACCCACGATTCGATTGCAGTTGGTGAAGATGGTCCAACGCACGAACCAGTTGAACACTTAGCAGGTCTCCGTGCCATGCCAAATCTAAACGTTTTCCGCCCAGCAGATGCGCGTGAAACTCAAGCAGCTTGGTACCTTGCCGTGACAAGCGAAAAAACACCAACTGCCCTTGTATTGACACGTCAAAACTTGACTGTTGAAGAAGGAACAGACTTTGACAAAGTTGCGAAAGGTGCCTATGTTGTCTATGAAAATGCAGCAGACTTTGATACCATCTTGATTGCAACAGGTTCAGAGGTGAATTTGGCGGTCGCAGCTGCCAAAGAATTGGCTAGTCAAGGCGCAAAAGTCCGTGTAGTCAGCATGCCATCTACAGATGTCTTTGACGCACAAGATGCAGCTTACAAGGAAGAAATTCTTCCAAATGCAGTTCGCCGTCGTGTTGCGGTCGAAATGGGAGCAACTCAAAACTGGTACAAGTATGTTGGTCTTGATGGTGCAGTTCTCGGTATTGATACCTTCGGAGCATCTGCCCCAGCACCAAAAGTATTGGCAGAGTATGGATTTACAGTTGAAAATCTAGTCAAAGTCGTTCAAAACTTGAAATAA
- a CDS encoding ribonuclease P translates to MLKAVREYLSFAGVQYRNPDKAGDEREKMLNLRQKGQEARKSFTELAKTFQASHPEWQLQQTSQWMNQAQRLRPHFWAYLQRDGQVTEPMMALRLYGAPTDFGVSLEVSFIERKKDEQTLDKQAKVLELPAVEGIYYLVYSNGESYKMEANEENRRTLREKLRSQEVRKVLVKADVSFIENQSVEAILEKLEEAYARLLPYYEVTRE, encoded by the coding sequence ATGCTGAAAGCAGTTAGAGAATACCTATCATTTGCAGGTGTCCAGTACCGTAATCCTGATAAAGCTGGCGATGAAAGAGAAAAGATGTTGAATTTGCGGCAAAAAGGTCAAGAGGCACGGAAGTCTTTCACAGAATTGGCCAAAACCTTTCAAGCAAGTCATCCAGAATGGCAACTCCAACAGACTAGCCAGTGGATGAACCAAGCGCAACGCTTGCGGCCGCATTTCTGGGCCTATCTTCAGAGAGACGGACAAGTGACAGAACCTATGATGGCCTTGCGTTTATATGGAGCACCTACTGACTTTGGGGTTTCTTTGGAAGTCAGTTTCATCGAGCGTAAGAAAGACGAACAGACCTTGGACAAGCAAGCCAAGGTTTTAGAACTTCCAGCGGTAGAAGGAATTTATTATCTAGTCTACTCAAATGGGGAAAGTTATAAGATGGAGGCTAATGAAGAAAATCGTCGTACTTTACGCGAGAAGCTGAGAAGTCAGGAAGTCCGTAAAGTGTTAGTTAAGGCAGATGTTTCTTTTATAGAAAATCAGTCAGTAGAAGCGATATTAGAGAAGTTAGAAGAGGCTTATGCGCGCTTGCTTCCGTACTATGAAGTGACGAGGGAATAG